The genomic window CTAGACAGTAATTATTGTCCTAAACCCACACGCTCTGTGAATACTCACTAAAGGTTGTTTTCCGTAGAAATCATGAACAAAGACTTTAAaagcaaaacagaacaataaatcaattaataaGTTCAACGGGATATagtggaaaagaaaacacagatACACACCATTGGATTGAAACAGTTGCATTTGTGGTCTTACATAAACCTACGTGTTCTTTTATAAGCCAACCAatacttttctctttttttttgtttgaaacgAGTTGCAGACTTTGAGTGGccccaaagaagaaagaaaagatgcAATTTCCTTTGGTTTGATATTCTCTTCAACCTCTTACCTCTCTATTCTCGTCTTTAGCAAAAtctcaaaagacaaaaagataTTGATGTCTCTCCAACGACCCAATGGGAACTCGAGTTCGTCTTCTTCCCACAAGAAGCACAAAACTGGTAGGTGTTGAAAGAAACTTATCTAATATTTAACTTAATTTGGTTTAGAGAAATTGGTTTGTATAATTCTCAGAGGAAAGTGATGAGGAGTTGTTGATGGTTCCTGACATGGAAGCAGCTGGATCAACATGTGTTCTAAGCAGCAGCGCCGACGATGGAGTCAACAATCCGGAGCTTGACCAGACTCAAAATGGAGTCTCTACAGCTAAACGCCGCCGTGGAAGAAACCCTGTTGATAAAGAATATAGAAGCCTCAAGAGGTAATCAATGATGagtaaaaaaacttttttttcttagcaTTCGATTTGTGGAATTGAAATGGTAAAAAAGAAACTGTGGTGAAAAATTACAGATTATTGAGGAACAGAGTATCAGCGCAACAAgcaagagagaggaagaaagtgTATGTGAGTGATTTGGAATCAAGAGCTAATGAGTTACAGAACAACAATGACCAGCTCGAAGAGAAGATTTCTACTTTGACGAACGAGAACACAATGCTTCGTAAAATGCTTATTAACACAAGGCCTAAAACTGATGACAATCACTAAATATTTACCCTTTAATCCATTGTTCAGTGTTGTAtgattatctttctttcttttttggttttggtttgtataCACTTTTTGTTCGAATAACATTCACTTTGAGCATCATTGTCATTCAGATTTgcaaaataaagtaaaaaaaaacgaaaaaaggcAAGAAGAGATTAGGTATAAAAACTAGAGTTCTAAAATGCCGTGGTGGGTCCCACATGTTCTTATGCGAGTGAAACGAAGAAGTCTCTGGAGAATTTGTTTTCGTAGAGACCAAGCTGCTGCTATATAAATATTGTGAAAGAGATGAGATTTTAATTACTTGTAAGTGATTCAGAGAGatcagaagaaaagaataattacGAAGAAATGGAGAATTTTGGTGAAGGGAGAAGAAGTGGAGGCGGAATGTTGCCGTTGCTGGCTCTAAGCGCCGTCGCGGAGTACTATAGACTACCGTGGAAACCACCGGTGACGGCGAGTCTCCTGGCCGCGAACACTCTCGTTTATCTCAGGCCGGCGTTTATCGATCCCGTTATTCCTCACATCAGTGAGGTCTGGTTCAATCCTCACCTCATCTTCAAGGTAAACCAATCTTAATAAATTCCTTCATTCGCCAAGAGAAATTGATTGCAATTTGACCGATTTCGATCTGAAATTCGAATTTGAGTTTCCTGGGAAATTTGTACCAATATCTGGAGAATTAGGGATTTTGTTCTTCGATATCTAATTAGATCATTCTTGATTGATTAATTCTATTCTctgttaaagtttttttttttaatcttgatGTGTATTTGTTGAACAGCATAAGGACTTGAAGCGTTTATTTCTATCAGCGTTCTACCATGTTAACGAGCCTCACTTAGTCTATAACATGATGTCACTTCTCTGGAAAGGTATCAAGCTTGAGACATCAATGGGAAGCAGTGAGTTTGCTTCAATGGTCTTTACTCTTATTGGTATGTCTCAAGGAGTCACATTGTTGTTAGCCAAAtcgcttcttctcttgtttgaCTATGACAGAGCTTACTACAACGAGTATGCGGTTGGGTTCTCGGGTGTTCTCTTTGCTATGAAAGTTGTTCTTAATTCTCAAGCTGAGGATTACTCAAGTGTGTATGGTATCTTGGTTCCAACAAAGTATGCTGCTTGGGCAGAATTGATTCTAGTGCAGATGTTTGTACCTAACGCTTCGTTTCTTGGGCATTTGGGTGGAATCCTTGCTGGTATTATCTATTTGAAGCTGAAAGGTTCTTACTCAGGCTCAGATCCAGTCACTATGGCGGTTAGAGGTGTATCTCGATTGGTGACGTGGCCCTTGAGGTTTCTGAATGGTATGGTTAGGTCTCGGAGAAGGAGGATTACGGGGAGAGGAAGAGTGGGAAGAGGTCAGACTGGGATAGCAGGACCTGGTATTTGGAGATGTCAGTCGTGTACATATGACAATTCTGGTTGGTTAAGTGCTTGCGAGATGTGTGGCTCGGGACGGGCTAGAGGAAATGGATGGTCACTGAATCAGGGACCAgcactttcttcttctaatgaTCTCCCTTTAGATGAGCTGCGCCGTCGAAGAGTAGAGAGGTTTAGTTGATCTCGGGAGCGCATTCTTAAAGCTGAGGAAGGATTGTGAATGAAGCTTTGTTGAATCATTCATTGCATTAGCTTATGAATAGCAGAGTTAGTGGTCGTGTTTTTCGatctgtttcttcaatttgtcttctcttttgttgttgaagatttgGTTCTACGTGAACTGGTCCTTTGATTAGATTGCTGAAAGTAGCGAGTGATTCAGATAATATAGTATCTTCACACCAAACTTACAGTTTCACAGACTTtcgattttaacaaaattttatcctatttcaaaccaaattttgttgaaagaagaagatcacaaAGCAAGATATAAATGTTAATCAGTAATCaatttcccttttttcttccttttgccTCCTTGCTTGATTTGCGCTGAGCTTGGAACATACGAGCACACAAGTGGATCTCGAATTTTATCAGTAGTTTTTCCGAGATCCACTTCTTTGTAATATCCATCCTCTCCAATGATGTAAGCTGTGTTGTGAGTGGGATACATTACATCTTTGTCTTTAGCAAAGACTACaacaactttcttctcttcgtcAATGATGAAACTCGCATCTGCAATTCCAAACTTAAAATCAGTGAGTGGTTGCATATCCACTGCTAAGAACAACTTGCTCCACATCACCTCTTCAGGTTCAATCTTAGTCGTAACCCAAATCTCCATATGTAAGTTGTCCTTACGCTGAAATAACACAGCAAGTTGCTCTTCTCTAACACTAGAAAGACTCACAGTATCTACATCCATAGGGTAACACGGCAAATGAAGACGCGGCCCAAATCTCTCCgatgtaaaattaaaacagagcaagaaaTAAACACTATGTATAAGATTACTGCTGATTTCTGGAAACTTGTCTGTAGCAAACCAATAAGTATTTCCCTTGAGAGAGACACCTCGTGCATAAAACTCTACTTCCCAGTCGGAAGTGACATCGAGAACCCTCCATGAATTAGACTTTAACTCGTATATTTCGTACTCAACAAATTCTTCTTCGGCAAAATCAACGAATCGCAAAACTTTGTAGCGTAGGCTTGATTTACGCTTCTCGTATCCTATAGCACAGATATACCAGTCCATTCTATGGTCAGGACTACTGGGTTTGAGCCACAAAGTTTGGCTCCTATACGGATTCCAAACCACGACCCTAGTGTAGTCTTTCGAGATACATAACAGTAAACCGTCGCAGTGATATACTTCAGATATATCGATCTGATCTGTACCGTTTAGGCTAACAAGTTTAGCTTG from Arabidopsis thaliana chromosome 3, partial sequence includes these protein-coding regions:
- the HYH gene encoding HY5-homolog (HY5-homolog (HYH); CONTAINS InterPro DOMAIN/s: Basic-leucine zipper (bZIP) transcription factor (InterPro:IPR004827), bZIP transcription factor, bZIP-1 (InterPro:IPR011616); BEST Arabidopsis thaliana protein match is: Basic-leucine zipper (bZIP) transcription factor family protein (TAIR:AT5G11260.1); Has 1702 Blast hits to 1702 proteins in 211 species: Archae - 0; Bacteria - 0; Metazoa - 855; Fungi - 256; Plants - 484; Viruses - 0; Other Eukaryotes - 107 (source: NCBI BLink).), with translation MSLQRPNGNSSSSSSHKKHKTAGSTCVLSSSADDGVNNPELDQTQNGVSTAKRRRGRNPVDKEYRSLKRLLRNRVSAQQARERKKVYVSDLESRANELQNNNDQLEEKISTLTNENTMLRKMLINTRPKTDDNH
- the HYH gene encoding HY5-homolog (HY5-homolog (HYH); CONTAINS InterPro DOMAIN/s: Basic-leucine zipper (bZIP) transcription factor (InterPro:IPR004827), bZIP transcription factor, bZIP-1 (InterPro:IPR011616); BEST Arabidopsis thaliana protein match is: Basic-leucine zipper (bZIP) transcription factor family protein (TAIR:AT5G11260.1); Has 1693 Blast hits to 1693 proteins in 216 species: Archae - 0; Bacteria - 0; Metazoa - 863; Fungi - 250; Plants - 465; Viruses - 0; Other Eukaryotes - 115 (source: NCBI BLink).), which encodes MSLQRPNGNSSSSSSHKKHKTAAGSTCVLSSSADDGVNNPELDQTQNGVSTAKRRRGRNPVDKEYRSLKRLLRNRVSAQQARERKKVYVSDLESRANELQNNNDQLEEKISTLTNENTMLRKMLINTRPKTDDNH
- the HYH gene encoding HY5-homolog (HY5-homolog (HYH); CONTAINS InterPro DOMAIN/s: Basic-leucine zipper (bZIP) transcription factor (InterPro:IPR004827), bZIP transcription factor, bZIP-1 (InterPro:IPR011616); BEST Arabidopsis thaliana protein match is: Basic-leucine zipper (bZIP) transcription factor family protein (TAIR:AT5G11260.1); Has 1704 Blast hits to 1704 proteins in 215 species: Archae - 0; Bacteria - 0; Metazoa - 880; Fungi - 251; Plants - 456; Viruses - 0; Other Eukaryotes - 117 (source: NCBI BLink).), coding for MSLQRPNGNSSSSSSHKKHKTEESDEELLMVPDMEAAGSTCVLSSSADDGVNNPELDQTQNGVSTAKRRRGRNPVDKEYRSLKRLLRNRVSAQQARERKKVYVSDLESRANELQNNNDQLEEKISTLTNENTMLRKMLINTRPKTDDNH
- the HYH gene encoding HY5-homolog (HY5-homolog (HYH); CONTAINS InterPro DOMAIN/s: Basic-leucine zipper (bZIP) transcription factor (InterPro:IPR004827), bZIP transcription factor, bZIP-1 (InterPro:IPR011616); BEST Arabidopsis thaliana protein match is: Basic-leucine zipper (bZIP) transcription factor family protein (TAIR:AT5G11260.1); Has 35333 Blast hits to 34131 proteins in 2444 species: Archae - 798; Bacteria - 22429; Metazoa - 974; Fungi - 991; Plants - 531; Viruses - 0; Other Eukaryotes - 9610 (source: NCBI BLink).), translated to MVPDMEAAGSTCVLSSSADDGVNNPELDQTQNGVSTAKRRRGRNPVDKEYRSLKRLLRNRVSAQQARERKKVYVSDLESRANELQNNNDQLEEKISTLTNENTMLRKMLINTRPKTDDNH
- the RBL14 gene encoding RHOMBOID-like protein 14 (RHOMBOID-like protein 14 (RBL14); FUNCTIONS IN: zinc ion binding; INVOLVED IN: biological_process unknown; LOCATED IN: intracellular; EXPRESSED IN: 23 plant structures; EXPRESSED DURING: 13 growth stages; CONTAINS InterPro DOMAIN/s: Zinc finger, RanBP2-type (InterPro:IPR001876); BEST Arabidopsis thaliana protein match is: RHOMBOID-like protein 15 (TAIR:AT3G58460.1); Has 871 Blast hits to 869 proteins in 317 species: Archae - 18; Bacteria - 429; Metazoa - 87; Fungi - 37; Plants - 177; Viruses - 3; Other Eukaryotes - 120 (source: NCBI BLink).); translated protein: MENFGEGRRSGGGMLPLLALSAVAEYYRLPWKPPVTASLLAANTLVYLRPAFIDPVIPHISEVWFNPHLIFKHKDLKRLFLSAFYHVNEPHLVYNMMSLLWKGIKLETSMGSSEFASMVFTLIGMSQGVTLLLAKSLLLLFDYDRAYYNEYAVGFSGVLFAMKVVLNSQAEDYSSVYGILVPTKYAAWAELILVQMFVPNASFLGHLGGILAGIIYLKLKGSYSGSDPVTMAVRGVSRLVTWPLRFLNGMVRSRRRRITGRGRVGRGQTGIAGPGIWRCQSCTYDNSGWLSACEMCGSGRARGNGWSLNQGPALSSSNDLPLDELRRRRVERFS
- the RBL14 gene encoding RHOMBOID-like protein 14 (RHOMBOID-like protein 14 (RBL14); FUNCTIONS IN: zinc ion binding; INVOLVED IN: biological_process unknown; LOCATED IN: intracellular; EXPRESSED IN: 23 plant structures; EXPRESSED DURING: 13 growth stages; CONTAINS InterPro DOMAIN/s: Zinc finger, RanBP2-type (InterPro:IPR001876); BEST Arabidopsis thaliana protein match is: RHOMBOID-like protein 15 (TAIR:AT3G58460.1); Has 35333 Blast hits to 34131 proteins in 2444 species: Archae - 798; Bacteria - 22429; Metazoa - 974; Fungi - 991; Plants - 531; Viruses - 0; Other Eukaryotes - 9610 (source: NCBI BLink).), encoding MMSLLWKGIKLETSMGSSEFASMVFTLIGMSQGVTLLLAKSLLLLFDYDRAYYNEYAVGFSGVLFAMKVVLNSQAEDYSSVYGILVPTKYAAWAELILVQMFVPNASFLGHLGGILAGIIYLKLKGSYSGSDPVTMAVRGVSRLVTWPLRFLNGMVRSRRRRITGRGRVGRGQTGIAGPGIWRCQSCTYDNSGWLSACEMCGSGRARGNGWSLNQGPALSSSNDLPLDELRRRRVERFS
- the RBL14 gene encoding RHOMBOID-like protein 14 (RHOMBOID-like protein 14 (RBL14); FUNCTIONS IN: zinc ion binding; INVOLVED IN: biological_process unknown; LOCATED IN: intracellular; EXPRESSED IN: 23 plant structures; EXPRESSED DURING: 13 growth stages; CONTAINS InterPro DOMAIN/s: Zinc finger, RanBP2-type (InterPro:IPR001876); Has 157 Blast hits to 157 proteins in 54 species: Archae - 0; Bacteria - 0; Metazoa - 77; Fungi - 0; Plants - 64; Viruses - 0; Other Eukaryotes - 16 (source: NCBI BLink).) is translated as MKVVLNSQAEDYSSVYGILVPTKYAAWAELILVQMFVPNASFLGHLGGILAGIIYLKLKGSYSGSDPVTMAVRGVSRLVTWPLRFLNGMVRSRRRRITGRGRVGRGQTGIAGPGIWRCQSCTYDNSGWLSACEMCGSGRARGNGWSLNQGPALSSSNDLPLDELRRRRVERFS
- a CDS encoding F-box and associated interaction domains-containing protein (F-box and associated interaction domains-containing protein; CONTAINS InterPro DOMAIN/s: F-box domain, cyclin-like (InterPro:IPR001810), F-box domain, Skp2-like (InterPro:IPR022364), F-box associated domain, type 1 (InterPro:IPR006527), F-box associated interaction domain (InterPro:IPR017451); BEST Arabidopsis thaliana protein match is: F-box and associated interaction domains-containing protein (TAIR:AT3G16740.1); Has 1769 Blast hits to 1703 proteins in 65 species: Archae - 0; Bacteria - 40; Metazoa - 0; Fungi - 0; Plants - 1727; Viruses - 0; Other Eukaryotes - 2 (source: NCBI BLink).); protein product: MMSDLPRDLLEERLSRVPVKSLREARFTCKNWKTLSKKRSFTKKHLAQEATSRESEFKVVMVLHCKVYLTSINLRGIHNGFDPSINRQAKLVSLNGTDQIDISEVYHCDGLLLCISKDYTRVVVWNPYRSQTLWLKPSSPDHRMDWYICAIGYEKRKSSLRYKVLRFVDFAEEEFVEYEIYELKSNSWRVLDVTSDWEVEFYARGVSLKGNTYWFATDKFPEISSNLIHSVYFLLCFNFTSERFGPRLHLPCYPMDVDTVSLSSVREEQLAVLFQRKDNLHMEIWVTTKIEPEEVMWSKLFLAVDMQPLTDFKFGIADASFIIDEEKKVVVVFAKDKDVMYPTHNTAYIIGEDGYYKEVDLGKTTDKIRDPLVCSYVPSSAQIKQGGKRKKKGKLITD